Part of the Variovorax paradoxus B4 genome, CGTCTGCCTGGCCGGCGTGCCGATGATGAACGGCGCCTCCACGCTCGAAGGCTATGTGCCGAACGTCGACGCCACGGTCGTCACGCGGCTGCTCGATGCCGGCGCCACGGTGGTGGGCAAGTCGGTCTGCGAATACTTCTGCTTCTCGGGCGGCTCGCACACCAGCGCCTCGGGGCCGGTGCACAACCCGCACCGCATGGGCTACTCGGCGGGCGGCTCCTCGTCGGGCAGCGCGGCGCTGGTGGCCGCGGGCGAGGTGGACCTTGCCATCGGCGGCGACCAGGGCGGCTCCATCCGCATGCCGGCGTCGTACTGCGGCATCTACGGCATGAAGGCCACGCATGGCCTGGTGCCGTACACGGGCGTGATGCCGATCGAACTCACCCTCGACCACACGGGCCCGATGACGGCCAACGTGACCGACAACGCGCTGATGCTCGAGGTGCTGGCCGGCCCCGACGGGCTCGATCCGCGCCAGCATGCGGGCCAGGCCGCCAAGCCCTACAGCGAGCTCATGAAGGACGGCGTGCGCGGCCTGCGCATCGGCATCGTCAAGGAGGGCTTCGGCTGGCCCCAGTCGGATGCCGCCGTCGGCGCCAAGGTGCGCAAGGCGGCCGAGGTGTTCACCCGGCTGGGCGCGATCGTCAGCGAGGTGTCGGTGCCCATGCATGCGGTCGGTCCGGCGATCTGGCTGCCGATCGCCGCCGAGGGCGCGACCCAGCAGATGATGAAGGACAACGGCCACGGCTTCAACTGGAAGGGCCTCTACGTCACGAGCATGGTCGACTTCCACGCCGGCTGGAAGCAGCGCGCCGACGAGCTCTCGGAAACGCTCAAGCTCACCATGGTGCTGGGGGAGTACTTCATCAAGCACTACCGCGGCCACTACTACGCCAAGGCGCAGAACCTCGCACGCCAGCTGACCGCGGCCTACGACAGCACGCTGGCCGACTTCGACCTGCTGCTGATGCCCACGCTGCCGATCACGGCCACGCCGCTGCCGCCGCCCGGCGCGGGCATCGAGGAGGTGGTCACGCGCGCCTTCGAGGTGCTGCCCAACACCTGTCCCTTCGACGTCACGGGCCACCCGTCGATGAGCGTGCCCTGCGGGCTCGTCGACGGCCTGCCGGTCGGGATGATGCTCACCGGCCGCCACCACGACGAAGCCACCATCTACCGCGCCGCCTATGCCTTCGAGCAGGCCGGCGACTGGAAAGCCATCTGACGCTTTCCCCCGCTTTCTTCCGTTCCTGCCTTTCTCAAACACACAGCGGCGGCTGCGCCCGCCAACCAACGAGGAGTTAGTTCCATGGATCGTCGTTCCTTCATCCAGTCGTCGGCCGCCGCCCTGGCGGGCACCGCGGTGCCGCTGTTCCCGATGGCCGCCATGGCGGCCGACGAGATCGTCGTCGGCAGCATCGTCGACATGTCGGGCGGACTGGACATCTACGGCAAGCCGATGGCCGACTGCATGACGCTCGCGGTCGAGGAGCAGAACGCGGCCGGCGGCCTGCTGGGCAAGAAGCTCAGGCTGGCCACCTACGACCCGCAGTCGAACATGCAGCTCTACGCGCAGTTCGCGCAGCAGTCGGCGCTCAAGGACAAGTCGACGGTGGTGATGGGCGGCATCACCTCGGCCTCGCGCGAGGTGATCCGGCCGGTGCTCACGCGCAACAAGACGCTGTACTTCTACAACACGCAGTACGAGGGCGGCGTGTGCGACCGCAACACCTTCTGCACCGGCGTCACGCCCGGGCAGACCGTTGCCAAGCTCATCCCCTATGCGATGAAGAAGTGGGGCAAGAAGGTCTACGTGGTGGCGGCCGACTACAACTACGGCCAGATCACTTCGCAGTGGGTGAAGAAGTTCGTGCAGGACAACGGCGGCTCGGTGGCTTCCATCGACTTCTTCCCGCTCGACGTGACCAACTTCGGCCCGACCATCTCGAAGATCGAGGCGGCCAAGCCCGACATGATCGTCTCGGCGCTGGTGGGCGGCGCGCACATCTCCTTCTACCGCCAGTGGGCCGCGGCGGGCCTGACGAAGAAGATCCCGCTCGCGTCCACGACGTTTGCGGGCGGCAACGAGCACATCGTGCTGTCGCAGGCCGAGACCGACGGCTTCCTCATTTCGTACAACTATTTCCAGAACCTCGACACGCCGCAGAACAAGGCCTTCAAGGAGCGCTTCTACAAGCGCTTCGGTGCCGACTACCCCAACATCACCGAACTCGCGATGGGCACCTACCAGGGCTTCAAGCTCTGGGCCGAGGGCGTGAAGAAGGCCGGCTCGCTGGATCGCGAGAAGATGATCGCGGCCCTGGAGACCGGCATCAGCATCGACGGCCCGAGCGGCAAGGTCACGCTCGATGCGGCCACCCACCACTGCGTGCTGAACGTGAGCATCGCGGAGGTGCGCAACAAGCAGCTCAACATCGTCGAGACCTTCCAGCAGCAGCCCCCGGTGGACACCAGCGCGGTGTGCAACCTCGTGAAGAATCCGAAGGACAACCAGCAGTACGTGATCAAGGTCTGAGGGCAGGGCGCCGACATGGATCTCGCGTTCGTCGTCCTCATCCAGGTGCTCTACGCGGTGGCGAGCCTGGTCATCGTCTCGGCCGGGCTGGCCGTCATCTTCGGGATGATGAAGGTCATCAACCTCGCGCACGGCGAGTTCAT contains:
- a CDS encoding amidase, with amino-acid sequence MAIKRPTLDQLQDVALSLGIHLSEAQASSYNALLQANFDAYDAVDAMPDYLPVVSYARTPGYRPLGEENRYGAWYVKTTIKGKPEGKLAGKTVVLKDNVCLAGVPMMNGASTLEGYVPNVDATVVTRLLDAGATVVGKSVCEYFCFSGGSHTSASGPVHNPHRMGYSAGGSSSGSAALVAAGEVDLAIGGDQGGSIRMPASYCGIYGMKATHGLVPYTGVMPIELTLDHTGPMTANVTDNALMLEVLAGPDGLDPRQHAGQAAKPYSELMKDGVRGLRIGIVKEGFGWPQSDAAVGAKVRKAAEVFTRLGAIVSEVSVPMHAVGPAIWLPIAAEGATQQMMKDNGHGFNWKGLYVTSMVDFHAGWKQRADELSETLKLTMVLGEYFIKHYRGHYYAKAQNLARQLTAAYDSTLADFDLLLMPTLPITATPLPPPGAGIEEVVTRAFEVLPNTCPFDVTGHPSMSVPCGLVDGLPVGMMLTGRHHDEATIYRAAYAFEQAGDWKAI
- a CDS encoding ABC transporter substrate-binding protein; the encoded protein is MDRRSFIQSSAAALAGTAVPLFPMAAMAADEIVVGSIVDMSGGLDIYGKPMADCMTLAVEEQNAAGGLLGKKLRLATYDPQSNMQLYAQFAQQSALKDKSTVVMGGITSASREVIRPVLTRNKTLYFYNTQYEGGVCDRNTFCTGVTPGQTVAKLIPYAMKKWGKKVYVVAADYNYGQITSQWVKKFVQDNGGSVASIDFFPLDVTNFGPTISKIEAAKPDMIVSALVGGAHISFYRQWAAAGLTKKIPLASTTFAGGNEHIVLSQAETDGFLISYNYFQNLDTPQNKAFKERFYKRFGADYPNITELAMGTYQGFKLWAEGVKKAGSLDREKMIAALETGISIDGPSGKVTLDAATHHCVLNVSIAEVRNKQLNIVETFQQQPPVDTSAVCNLVKNPKDNQQYVIKV